In the genome of Panthera uncia isolate 11264 chromosome B3 unlocalized genomic scaffold, Puncia_PCG_1.0 HiC_scaffold_1, whole genome shotgun sequence, one region contains:
- the MRPS11 gene encoding 28S ribosomal protein S11, mitochondrial, producing the protein MQVVRKTGSWLLWSWARSPTPGVVAGAPASIIRTGARQLQDAAAKQEVEEKAAAPAPSRSSFSIYPPVPGQESPLRWAGKKFEEIPIAHIKASYNNTQIQVVSAAHQPLARASCGTEGFRNAKKGTGIAAQTAGIAAAAKAAGKGVTHIRVVVKGLGPGRLSAIKGLTMGGLEVISITDNTPIPHNGCRPRKARRL; encoded by the exons ATGCAGGTGGTTCGAAAGACGGGGTCTTGGCTCTTGTGGTCTTGGGCTCGGTCACCGACGCCCGG GGTCGTGGCTGGGGCGCCAGCCTCCATCATCCGCACCGGCGCCCGGCAGCTACAAGATGCGGCGGCCAAGCAGGAAGTTGAGGAGAAGGCGGCCGCTCCGGCTCCGAGCCGCAGCAGCTTCAG CATTTACCCTCCAGTTCCAGGACAGGAGAGCCCTCTGAGGTGGGCAGGAAAGAAATTCGAGGAGATCCCGATTGCACACATTAAAGCATCCTACAACAA CACGCAGATCCAGGTGGTCTCTGCCGCCCACCAGCCCCTCGCCCGCGCGTCCTGTGGCACCGAGGGATTCCGGAATGCCAAGAAGGGCACCGGCATCGCCGCACAAACAGCAGGCATAGCTGCGGCCGCG aAAGCTGCCGGGAAGGGCGTGACCCACATCCGAGTGGTGGTGAAAGGCCTGGGGCCAGGGCGCTTG TCTGCCATCAAGGGACTGACCATGGGGGGCCTGGAAGTGATCTCAATCACAGACAACACCCCCATCCCGCACAACGGCTGCCGCCCCAGGAAGGCTCGGAGGCTGTGA